The DNA region AACAAGACAACATGTTACACCAAATGATGGCTGTTGTGAATGTAAACCATGCAATGCACTACTTAATTTTGGTAAATGAAATAgctttttttctaatttaattgattcattattatttttatactcaataacaccattattgtcaatttttttaattaatgctatttctttttgttgtgcaatttcaacaacaaatacataaccagatttatatattattaaatttttatcatttacatATGTTTTTACACAACATTGTTTACgtaaacaatttgaaatttcaagataaaatgctgtttttgtttttctcaaTGCCAATAAATCATCTGGCCATTTACCACTTGTTGTCAATTGTATTACCACATTTATACTTGGTACATATTGTGGTGATTTAATAACattgtcatttaatatttgtacttttttattaaaattaattgtacaaTCATTTTCTGTTTTAAGAGTTGATGAAAGTGGTGGAAATACACTTGTATATCTATTTATTGAACTTGTTATTTGTGCactatttattgataatggtaaattttttaaatttgttaaatctTTTTCAAGTTCATTGAAAGCActaagaaataataatgttgcttCTTCACCAGTACCATACTCAAAATgagttatttttgttttttttaattgtaaatattcatCAGATTGATcaccaaaatataaataactattttttgttatattgaattttgattttaatataaacgttattatttgttttgtcaACATTCTTTTATCAGCTATTGTTTGtgattttttccaataaacaGCTTCACAAATATTGCCATCTTGAAAACGTCTGAGCTCTGATTTATCTCCCCAAATTTCACGAAATTCAAGAGCCTCTTGTTGATTGGCTTCTGGTCCTTTTTCAATTGGATTAAAACAGTAATCAGAATTCAATTGAATTCcaattcttattttatttaaaccagCTGGTTGTGATTCATTTGTATTCCATTCTTTGATGGATTCAGgttcaacaaataaatgtgTTACTCTATTACCAAGAGCCTTACTGAgtgtatcaattattaaatcaacaatcTTGCTACGTTTATCAACACCaagatctatttttttattatcagtaattttttcaattgccaTATTAGCCAACATTTCAGTGTCATGAATACAAATAAACTGATcaaatgttgaataaaatggTAGTTTTCTcatgaataatatttgaaaactaTCAATACTTGCATGATCCAGAGATTTAACAGCAAGTTCAGCTTCACTTTTAAACcattcaaaatttttctttgtcaaATTTGAAACCATATTGTGATAACCAGTTACATCAACAAAAAcacaatcaaaatatttatgataatcatCAACTCGTGTTTTACAATCATCACCAGTTGCAAGTGTTATGCCTTTTTTTGTCCAGTCAGATTGAGCCAAAATGTTCCAAACATTCCTGACAATTTGGTAACTACTCATGAATGTGTTCAGCTTTTTTTCACTCAACAAATGCAACACCAACATTGTCAATATATGGCCATTAAATGCTGCTGATGAATCACATGATTGTCGTTGATTTAGCCATATTTTTAGAAGGATTATTCCATCACGAATGTTTGGATAATCCTTGatcatttttatacatttatcatTGCATTCAGACATGATTAAATCACGCAACACCATCATATTGTAGTGTGGTGTTGGTGGCAATTCTACTGGCTCTGTTTTtacttcattttttaataaccatTCTGGTctaactgaatttttttcaggtAAAAATCTACTAAGATTAAAGCTTGTTTTTTCAGCAGCAAGATGAATATAAACAGCAACTTTTTTAGCCAATGAACCATCTGGAATTAGTTTCAATTTAGGTGACCAGCTATcaccaataaattttttttcatcaacaatgcTATCATCCAGATGTGCTGCAATGTAGCTCAAGTAAATTGAACGTTTTCTTGAGTATCTGTAATTTTGATAGTCACATTTGGTGAATAATTTTGCTGGCATTTCTACCATTATGTCAATGATGACATTTGGTCCAATTGTTGTGCCAAGTGAATAGGACCCAATGACACTAATATTGgatggttttaaaaatttataaaacccTTTTTCGTTAATTGGCACATCAATTTTTGGTACTTTAACACCAAGTTTCGATAACTGCTTTTGTTTTGACAAATCACAGTCTTCAGTTT from Aphidius gifuensis isolate YNYX2018 linkage group LG5, ASM1490517v1, whole genome shotgun sequence includes:
- the LOC122857866 gene encoding nucleolar protein 6, producing MKKEIETVAMAPIDAKKRPLDDVEKTEIVQKKKFKKNKELFKPPTADELNQLRETENLFHSNLFRLQIEEILTEVKLKDKYVTKFNSWYPKLVKAIESIPETEDCDLSKQKQLSKLGVKVPKIDVPINEKGFYKFLKPSNISVIGSYSLGTTIGPNVIIDIMVEMPAKLFTKCDYQNYRYSRKRSIYLSYIAAHLDDSIVDEKKFIGDSWSPKLKLIPDGSLAKKVAVYIHLAAEKTSFNLSRFLPEKNSVRPEWLLKNEVKTEPVELPPTPHYNMMVLRDLIMSECNDKCIKMIKDYPNIRDGIILLKIWLNQRQSCDSSAAFNGHILTMLVLHLLSEKKLNTFMSSYQIVRNVWNILAQSDWTKKGITLATGDDCKTRVDDYHKYFDCVFVDVTGYHNMVSNLTKKNFEWFKSEAELAVKSLDHASIDSFQILFMRKLPFYSTFDQFICIHDTEMLANMAIEKITDNKKIDLGVDKRSKIVDLIIDTLSKALGNRVTHLFVEPESIKEWNTNESQPAGLNKIRIGIQLNSDYCFNPIEKGPEANQQEALEFREIWGDKSELRRFQDGNICEAVYWKKSQTIADKRMLTKQIITFILKSKFNITKNSYLYFGDQSDEYLQLKKTKITHFEYGTGEEATLLFLSAFNELEKDLTNLKNLPLSINSAQITSSINRYTSVFPPLSSTLKTENDCTINFNKKVQILNDNVIKSPQYVPSINVVIQLTTSGKWPDDLLALRKTKTAFYLEISNCLRKQCCVKTYVNDKNLIIYKSGYVFVVEIAQQKEIALIKKIDNNGVIEYKNNNESIKLEKKLFHLPKLSSALHGLHSQQPSFGVTCCLVKRWLSAHLLDDYHMPEIVVELLVAYMYLSPYPYRPAQIPQVGFLRFLQYFSREQWTTDPIIVNFNNEMTREEILNIENHFGTSRESGSLPDLFISTPYDHLTSIWTKNSPNKIILRRVSALAKETLKLVDVQFNEGSLFSWKPMFKPPTNEYDVLIYLKDEFNPRRYQSFDLDDTACVTKWHPYKQHTDEKIPIVEFDPVQYYLKELRNIYSDLALFFHDTYGGSIIGVLLKPSALEKKDFKITNINCRKLDNSNGKLVLNLAAIIEDFSIIGRDVVDKVEYQNKNL